The following coding sequences are from one Nitrospirota bacterium window:
- a CDS encoding tetratricopeptide repeat protein yields MKKKQRKKLQAAVSAPIRAITVATGKPPSLIALILFTVMVAGLVAGANVRNRVYQTPVTMWADTSAKSANKRRTHENYGQALSTYGMYTDAIREFKTVQALKDDGSVPLRDLYREIGVVYFRIGMIDDAIVSWQTGLQYAPYDPSLLNNLSVAYMRKQRLDDAELAIRQALVGLPNMPQALNSLGEILMVKGNYEEALQYFLKAIDVSPEGPSRYWNAALAFEKTGRIDMALQYANQYVAMETDPAMRQRGLQYIQSLQAHMSKRK; encoded by the coding sequence ATGAAGAAAAAGCAGAGAAAAAAACTGCAGGCGGCAGTTTCCGCACCGATCCGGGCGATCACCGTGGCAACAGGAAAACCGCCCTCCCTGATCGCGCTGATCCTTTTCACCGTCATGGTGGCTGGGCTTGTCGCCGGGGCGAATGTCCGGAACCGGGTGTATCAAACGCCGGTGACCATGTGGGCCGACACATCCGCCAAATCGGCGAACAAGCGGAGGACCCACGAGAACTACGGCCAGGCGCTGTCCACCTACGGCATGTACACCGACGCGATCCGGGAGTTCAAGACGGTCCAGGCACTGAAGGACGACGGCAGCGTTCCGCTCCGTGACCTTTACCGTGAGATCGGCGTCGTCTATTTCCGGATCGGGATGATCGATGATGCCATCGTGTCCTGGCAGACCGGGCTCCAGTACGCGCCCTACGATCCAAGCCTCCTGAACAATCTTTCCGTGGCTTACATGAGAAAGCAGCGGCTCGATGACGCGGAGCTCGCCATCCGCCAGGCGCTCGTCGGCCTGCCCAACATGCCGCAGGCCCTGAATTCCCTCGGCGAGATCCTGATGGTCAAGGGAAACTACGAGGAGGCGCTCCAGTATTTCCTGAAGGCCATCGATGTGAGCCCCGAGGGCCCGTCGCGGTACTGGAACGCGGCCCTTGCCTTCGAGAAGACCGGGCGTATCGACATGGCGCTGCAGTATGCGAACCAGTATGTGGCCATGGAGACGGACCCCGCAATGCGGCAGCGGGGGCTCCAGTACATCCAGAGCCTGCAGGCGCATATGAGTAAGAGGAAGTGA